A single region of the Salvia miltiorrhiza cultivar Shanhuang (shh) chromosome 8, IMPLAD_Smil_shh, whole genome shotgun sequence genome encodes:
- the LOC130998139 gene encoding uncharacterized protein LOC130998139, with product MLLKTITVEECMFLRSISLNLPAGDSPAQQSVEPSVTWGNDQSTGWPSWDEPNPYQYDRLITDRCWGPADDQYTYEPQFVEDAGNVDEDYVPSSEAETDTSASEDLSEPENVRRAGIEYAGWQNLQIDEDDDEQGKEFSVSKSDSRRVYVKCKHSDTCPFKLHASSQDGVIWGVYKFTNEHSYDGELGRVARIKAPAKVVAAYLAQKIHDDCEILKPKAIQLELRREFGVQIKYDVALRARNRATEMVYGRHDQSFEMLPKYLYMLRQSNPGSRVEWEVDDDGRFKHLFVALAASATPFMFSLRPVIVVDGTHLKGKNRGILFVAVTKDGNESLFPLAYGVGPKENDESWSYFMSRIRRVYGQADPLLIVSDQHISIANAIRNELPNATHGLCYYHLQNNLKHYGKAVVEVYRQAAFAYEKSDFNRAMNALKVMKRAAYDKLMGIGPEKWARSMCPMPVRRYSFMTSNAAEAFNSRLLWARRLPICSMLEAIRIVIEKWFSERLRAAQQIEQGLTVEAGKRVAIEVQKSRRYTAQRLSGMKYKVQTADRSFKVDLEKKKCECRVFQLDQLPCSHSIAAISEAGDTIAEYVDSYYTNDFLIDTYSREVNNLPPRRQWLVPEHIAEQVVLPLIVKGQAGRPKEGRHRGGGEGTSTQADESSSIRRRKPKKCSICHEEGHSKRTCAGRATEPRE from the exons atgttgtTGAAGACGATTACAGTGGAGGAGTGTATGTTCCTTCGttcgatctccctcaatcttccgg CCGGAGATTCACCGGCGCAACAAAGTGTTGAACCGTCGGTCACTTGGGGTAATGATCAGTCAACGGGTTGGCCTTCATGGGATGAGCCAAATCCGTACCAGTACGATCGCCTAATAACTGATCGTTGTTGGGGTCCAGCTGATGATCAATATACGTACGAGCCTCAGTTCGTGGAGGATGCTGGTAATGTAGATGAAGATTATGTTCCATCGTCTGAAGCCGAGACTGATACAAGCGCCTCTGAAGACTTGTCGGAGCCAGAGAACGTGAGAAGGGCGGGGATTGAATATGCAGGTTGGCAGAATTTGCAGATCGACGAGGATGATGACGAACAG gGCAAGGAATTTTCTGTCAGCAAATCAGACAGCAGACGAGTCTACGTCAAATGCAAGCATTCAGATACGTGCCCCTTCAAGCTCCATGCATCGTCACAAGATGGAGTCATTTGGGGAGTGTATAAGTTCACCAATGAGCACTCATACGACGGTGAGCTAGGGCGCGTAGCGCGAATAAAGGCCCCCGCAAAAGTCGTCGCAGCATATTTAGCACAGAAGATACACGACGATTGCGAGATCTTGAAGCCGAAGGCCATCCAGCTGGAGCTGCGACGTGAGTTTGGCGTACAGATCAAGTACGATGTTGCATTGCGAGCCCGTAATCGAGCCACTGAGATGGTTTATGGTCGACATGATCAGTCCTTCGAGATGCTGCCCAAGTACTTATACATGTTGAGACAATCCAATCCCGGTTCGAGGGTGGAGTGGGAAGTTGACGATGATggccgattcaaacacttatttgttgctcttgcagcttcggctacccctttcatgttcagcttacggccagtgattgtcgtcgatggcacacacttgaagggcaagaataggggtattttgtttgttgcagtGACGAAGGACGGCAACGAGAGTTTGTTCCCACTCGCGTATGGTGTTGGCCCGAAAGAAAACGATGAATCGTGGAGTTATTTCATGTCACGCATTCGACGTGTTTATGGCCAAGCCGATCCACTTTTGATTGTCTCTGATCAGCATATCTCCATTGCCAATGCTATCAGGAATGAGTTACCAAATGCAACCCACGGCCTATGCTACTACCATTTGCAAAATAACCTGAAGCATTACGGTAAGGCAGTGGTCGAGGTGTATCGACAAGCTGCATTTGCGTACGAGAAGTCCGACTTCAATAGGgctatgaacgccctgaagGTTATGAAGAGAGCCGCGTACGATAAACTAATGGGGATTGGGCCGGAGAAGTGGGCTCGTTCGATGTGTCCTATGCCTGTGCGACGCTACAGTTTTATGACATCAAATGCTGCTGAAGCTTTTAATTCCAGATTGTTGTGGGCAAGAAGACTTCCTATATGCTCGATGTTAGAGGCAATCAGAATTGTTATTGAGAAATGGTTCAGCGAGCGACTAAGGGCTGCACAACAAATCGAGCAAGGCTTGACTGTTGAGGCTGGTAAAAGGGTAGCTATTGAAGTCCAAAAAAGTCGTCGATACACTGCACAAAGGTTGAGTGGCATGAAGTATAAGGTGCAAACTGCTGACAGAAGCTTCAAGGTGGATCtagagaagaaaaaatgcgaATGTCGAGTATTTCAGCTAGACCAACTGCCCTGTTCTCATTCAATCGCTGCAATAAG tGAAGCCGGTGATACGATCGCGGAGTATGTAGACTCGTACTACACGAATGACTTTCTTATCGATACTTACTCTCGCGAAGTTAATAATCTCCCGCCGAGACGCCAGTGGTTGGTTCCCGAGCACATCGCTGAGCAGGTTGTATTACCTCTGATTGTAAAAGGTCAAGCGGGGCGCCCAAAAGAAGGTAGACATCGAGGCGGTGGTGAAGGCACCAGCACACAAGCCGATGAGTCTTCTAGTATCAGGCGTCGTAAACCAAAGAAGTGCAGCATCTGCCATGAAGAAGGACACAGCAAGAGAACGTGCGCTGGCAGGGCGACTGAGCCCAGGGAGTAG
- the LOC130998140 gene encoding uncharacterized protein LOC130998140, translated as MCFFLCGARVRFSPADYALVTGLNFGGSRFDATLQHDCSRVEAYRRFCGARSMTIQSLIKRVCDLDRRVDDEDGSLYLRAVLVCVAHTLVLGLDARVQPWLWVLVDDLAAFDRFPWGAYSYKMLCHYTRETGKGEKYHFYGPSWALYVWALERVPGFGHMVAASSGDPTAHPRCLRWTFRGKPKLHGLRDLFEGQGGVMPLDPDDDDLSSHYFISALTPGELSVSFRPPDNPLARGVQFPQGTGARVVEERGDEEDVPRQPRTTRSHSVRGPVRDARQHEPARHSVDPGSRPVRDARPHEPARHSVDPGKRPAPHTSSSSSGSRTVSSPSEGEVDRKWVKKTIRQEIKKAFGKFVEKLKSKGKKDRCKKSKHFRVPDSPDDDDQRRSPDPPQPRSPPQRRSPPPSALGPDASGPSISRSCDDDPRGEEPRHPETQDYDEQWRAMNQSVQGDYTPAEQTFDWSTQVYPHWSSPFLKPQYRTETPIFFAEPLTSIAPHEWGQSSSAGQAQTEEPEPQAEQPQVLLLQHLEPEPQAEQPPAEPPRRSQRVRRPSNYQRSPWVNSQMPRPVTQVCSDHYEKWMARCREGRGREIYVKASGGLREYDDFARMDNVSQEFTTGDIDLYFLSLRNRLRASADLLDDVDMNNTIILDTDWFIYLQGEWDALLEKWAASEFTPEEYHILTHGAIADGWQPRIDWLCQIRGKAVKGQELPPGHIGWMDATQVLMPVIIGHHFVLCRIRLGELVCEVYDPVFHKLSPRQQDGRVGELLPLLRLLPIVLQLARWLDDTSIDSTVAKEKYPLMTAVFAPAEVQFHQQDSVSCGPFVCMYAERLISGSPSIEWGNHNVAAYRAKIARSIFSLCETRTHRITRLGFA; from the exons ATGTGCTTCTTTCTGTGCGGAGCACGAGTCAGATTTTCCCCTGCGGACTACGCATTAGTGACTGGGCTCAATTTCGGGGGATCGAGGTTCGATGCGACATTACAGCACGACTGCAGTCGCGTGGAGGCATACCGACGATTCTGCGGTGCGCGAAGCATGACCATACAGTCGCTCATCAAACGCGTGTGCGATTTGGATCGTCGAGTGGATGATGAGGATGGGAGCCTGTACCTTCGTGCTGTCCTCGTGTGTGTGGCTCACACCCTTGTTCTTGGGTTGGATGCGCGGGTACAGCCGTGGCTTTGGGTGTTGGTGGATGATCTGGCtgcatttgatagattcccctggGGCGCGTATTCGTATAAGATGTTATGCCATTATACGAGAGAGACAGGAAAGGGCGagaagtatcacttctacggtccttcgtgggctttatatgTCTGGGCATTGGAGCGCGTCCCGGGCTTCGGACACATGGTCGCAGCATCTAGCGGTGATCCGACAGCGCACCCTCGGTGTTTGAGATGGACTTTCAGGGGTAAGCCGAAGCTTCACGGTCTGCGCGATCTATTCGAGGGACAG GGTGGTGTCATGCCCCTGGACCCCGATGATGACGATCTGTCGAGTCACTACTTCATATCAGCGCTGACACCGGGCGAACTCTCGGTGAGCTTCAGGCCCCCCGACAACCCATTAGCTCGGGGTGTCCAATTTCCACAGGGCACCGGAGCCCGTGTTGTGGAGGAGCGCGGGGACGAGGAGGATGTACCTAGACAGCCTCGTACGACTCGCAGTCACAGTGTCCGGggccctgtgagggatgctcgacagcacgagccggctcgtcattcagtagatccgggctcgcgccctgtgagggatgctcgaccccacgagccggctcgtcattcagtAGATCCGGGCAAGCGCCCAGCGCCGCATACTTCTTCATCATCGAGCGGATCTCGGACTGTATCCAGTCCCAGCGAGGGTGAGGTGGATCGTAAGTGGGTGAAGAAGACGATCCGTCAGGAGATTAAGAAGGCCTTCGGCAAATTCGTGGAGAAACTGAAGAGCAAGGGTAAAAAGGATAGGTGCAAGAAGAGCAAACATTTCCGAGTGCCCGACTCCCCTGATGATGATGACCAGCGACGGTCCCCTGATCCTCCACAGCCACGGTCTCCTCCACAGCGACGGTCTCCTCCACCCAGTGCTTTAGGGCCCGACGCTTCAGGGCCAAGCATTTCACGTTCCTGCGACGACGACCCCCGCGGTGAGGAACCACGCCATCCAGAGACCCAGGATTACGACGAGCAGTGGCGGGCCATGAATCAGTCTGTTCAGGGCGACTACACACCGGCGGAGCAAACTTTTGACTGGTCGACCCAAGTCTACCCTCATTGGTCTTCCCCATTCCTGAAGCCGCAGTATAGAACAGAGACCCCGATATTCTTTGCTGAACCgctcacttctattgcaccacaTGAGTGGGGACAGTCCAGTTCGGCAGGACAGGCTCAGACGGAGGAGCCTGAGCCACAGGCAGAGCAGCCACAGGTACTGCTGCTGCAGCACCTAGAGCCTGAGCCACAGGCAGAGCAGCCGCCAGCAGAGCCCCCGCGTCGCAGTCAGAGGGTGAGGCGTCCGTCTAACTATCAGCGATCGccttgggttaatagccaaatgCCACGTCCAGTGACACAAGTCTGCAGTGACCATTATGAGAAGTGGATGGCTAGGTGTCGAGAGGGTAGGGGTCGTGAGATTTATGTCAAGGCAAGTGGTGGTTTGCGGGAGTACGACGACTTCGCGCGGATGGATAATGTCAGCCAGGAATTCACAACTGGG GATATTGACTTGTATTTCTTAAGCTTGAGAAATAGACTTCGAGCTTCAGCAGATTTACTGGATGACGTAGATATGAATAACACAATCATATTAGACACGGATTGGTTT ATATACCTCCAGGGCGAGTGGGACGCTCTATTGGAGAAGTGGGCAGCCAGTGAGTTTACTCCAGAGGAGTATCATATATTGACGCATGGAGCAATAGCTGATGGTTGGCAGCCCCGGATAGACTGGCTCTGCCAAATACGTGGAAAAGCCGTTAAGGGCCAAGAACTTCCTCCTGGTCATATAGGATGGATGGATGCCACACAG GTTCTCATGCCAGTCATAATTGGCCACCATTTTGTCCTATGTCGGATCCGGTTAGGAGAATTGGTTTGCGAGGTCTATGACCCAGTATTCCACAAGCTATCACCTCGACAGCAGGATGGTCGAGTTGGTGAACTACTGCCTTTACTGAGATTGTTGCCAATTGTCCTTCAGTTGGCGAGGTGGCTAGACGACACATCCATTGATTCGACAGTGGCAAAGGAGAAGTACCCACTTATGACGGCGGTGTTTGCTCCAGCGGAGGTTCAGTTTCACCAGCAGGACTCTGTCAGCTGCGGGCCTTTCGTCTGCATGTATGCAGAACGACTGATATCTGGCTCTCCATCCATTGAGTGGGGTAACCACAACGTGGCGGCATACAGGGCCAAGATTGCTAGATCTATATTTTCGTTGTGTGAAactaggacacatcgtatcacTAGACTTGGTTTTGCATAG